The Octopus sinensis linkage group LG19, ASM634580v1, whole genome shotgun sequence genome contains a region encoding:
- the LOC115222311 gene encoding filamin-A-like: MFSSQSSSHYVKSSKVVSYETQKVNRARSHVTTSHVDLSRNYNDQLADRMFYSTTAIDSNGLADSSSTRYSGSSGTVAYNNTRRSSSNTSSEGSIREFVINPDPLDQEGTYSVGIIFDRTVNDYIKDKSSVTVEARSPSGRLITFSGETNYTARFDASEIGRWTVKILYNGHCVESGSIYVCDPCKVRVKGPSHGTVGEMIRYRVNSLEAGPGDIKLEVLLGEKKIPADIEGVKKQVVKADFIPRVPGTYRVKVKYNGVEIKDITQVTSPKPVIHKAVFFMKIDDDEFGAKINLKCDWKMDYEQGTPFWIQVDTQPDIQIIDNSDGETNNVELLADCNRAGDGLIEATATHNGKVIPVEVVERQPRVYAIKFTPDTPGSYKIRIFYDGKEAKCSPFIHVIDALMMPIAYGDGLVHAFEGRPCVFYVNPYGQRGNLSVQIKGQNSELHQTITLDPNGHYKVCYKPVELGRHTIHVKWSNQPLDGSPFHPTVVNPDRVRVLLGSNNLLNAAELQSNDKIRVPLVVNEQKQLEFHTRDAGPGELTAEVLGPTKKVPIIIDSPNSTTKIISFTPREEGSHQIEIFWSGYALPRSPYEGYATQQPVQNVRPDVPLFLSVPNDKRPITPTPSVTSSGKRSPSFPKVILKGYGLKEAKVGYPASFTVDGTDADYGEPYAKLTGYNQQDAVEVYTRHLGQNVYMCEYTPVKPGAHLLSILWNGRKLKGSPYKVNVHPPDYHQKILMVDDFPKRLQNPTVGSRLSLKFNPQDGGIGMLTAECLGPSGLVPCHVNRNPDASQSVRVTPREPGKHLLQIKYDEIHVMGSPYELDVGVSKHTGKVVVSGPGLQDGILDHYNSNFMVNTQNAGPGELKVSIMGPKGAFKTEMHRNSHADKIFTCSYRPIEAGVYTIHVKWSGVNVSGSPFIVHLAETRDELSRMLFERISMTHEPRYPDTLY; the protein is encoded by the exons ATGTTCTCATCACAATCGTCGTCACATTATGTCAAATCGAGCAAAGTGGTTTCCTACGAAACGCAGAAG GTGAATCGGGCCCGAAGTCATGTGACCACCAGTCACGTGGACTTGTCTAGAAACTACAATGACCAACTGGCTGATCGAATGTTCTACAGTACAACGGCGATCGACAGCAATGGATTGGCCGACTCATCATCCACCCGGTATTCTGGTTCCTCCGGTACCGTCGCCTATAACAACACCCGTCGTTCCAGCAGCAATACGTCATCTGAAGGAAGCATCAGAGAATTTGTTATCAACCCTGACCCTTTGGACCAAGAAGGGACCTACTCGGTTGGAATCATCTTCGATCGCACC GTGAACGACTACATCAAGGACAAGAGCAGCGTCACAGTGGAAGCCAGGTCCCCGTCTGGTCGGTTGATAACCTTTAGCGGAGAGACCAACTATACAGCAAGATTCGATGCTTCGGAAATCG GGAGATGGACCGTGAAAATATTGTACAATGGTCATTGTGTGGAGAGCGGCAGTATTTACGTATGTGACCCTTGTAAAGTCCGTGTGAAAGGACCATCTCACGGCACTGTGGGTGAAATGATCAGATACAGAG TGAACTCGTTGGAAGCTGGACCCGGAGATATAAAACTCGAAGTGCTTCTCGGGGAGAAGAAAATACCAGCTGACATAGAGGGCGTGAAGAAACAAGTGGTGAAGGCAGATTTTATACCCCGGGTACCCGGCACATATCGAGTCAAGGTGAAATATAATGGGGTGGAAATCAAAG ATATCACTCAAGTCACTTCCCCCAAACCGGTCATTCATAAAGCTGTGTTCTTTATGAAAATTGACGACGATGAATTCGGAGCGAAAATTAACCTGAAAT GTGACTGGAAAATGGACTACGAACAAGGAACCCCATTCTGGATACAAGTGGACACACAACCCGACATTCAGATCATCGACAACTCGGATGGCGAAACCAATAATGTGGAACTATTAG CTGACTGTAACAGAGCGGGAGATGGTTTAATCGAAGCCACTGCCACCCATAATGGTAAGGTCATTCCTGTGGAAGTGGTTGAAAGACAACCAAGGGTGTACGCCATTAAATTTACCCCAGACACACCCGGAAGTTACAAAATTAGGATATTCTACGATGGGAAAGAGGCGAAAT GTTCTCCGTTTATTCACGTCATTGATGCCTTAATGATGCCGATAGCTTACGGAGATGGACTCGTTCATGCTTTCGAAGGAAGACCCTGTGTTTTCTATGTTAACCCTTACGGACAAAGGGGAAACTTATCAGTTCAAATCAAAG GACAAAACTCGGAACTTCACCAAACTATCACCCTTGACCCAAACGGACACTACAAAGTCTGTTATAAACCAGTTGAGCTTGGAAGACATACAATTCACGTAAAATGGAGTAATCAGCCCTTAGACG GCAGTCCTTTCCACCCGACAGTTGTGAACCCAGATAGAGTGCGGGTGTTACTAGGTTCCAATAATCTACTAAATGCTGCCGAACTCCAATCCAACGACAAAATCCGAGTCCCACTTGTGGTGAATGAACAGAAGCAGTTGGAGTTCCACACGAGAGATGCCGGACCAG GTGAATTAACTGCAGAAGTGTTAGGACCTACAAAGAAGGTTCCCATTATCATAGACTCTCCCAATTCGACCACCAAGATTATTAGTTTTACCCCAAGAGAAGAAG GATCCCATCAAATTGAAATTTTCTGGTCTGGTTATGCATTACCCCGTTCCCCGTACGAGGGTTATGCCACCCAGCAACCAGTACAAAATGTGAGACCAGACGTACCGCTCTTTCTCTCGGTTCCAAACGACAAACGGCCCATAACTCCAACTCCTAGCGTAACTTCAAGCGGGAAGCGAAGTCCGAGTTTCCCCAAAGTGATTCTGAAAGGATATGGATTAAAAGAAGCCAAAGTTGGTTATCCTGCCAGCTTCACGGTGGATGGCACCGATGCCGACTATG GTGAACCCTATGCAAAACTCACTGGTTACAACCAACAAGATGCTGTTGAAGTCTACACTCGACATCTTGGtcaaaatgtatacatgtgtgaatacaCCCCTGTAAAGCCAGGAGCACATCTCCTCTCCATATTATGGAATGGTCGCAAACTGAAAGGGTCACCCTATAAAGTAAACGTTCACCCACCGGATTACCATCAAAAGATCCTGATGGTGGATGATTTTCCTAAAAGATTACAGAACCCCACAGTTGGTAGCCGGCTTAGTCTAAAGTTCAACCCCCAAGACGGTGGAATTG GTATGTTGACAGCTGAATGCTTAGGTCCCTCCGGCCTAGTCCCCTGTCATGTAAATAGGAATCCAGATGCAAGCCAGAGCGTGAGAGTCACCCCAAGGGAACCAGGAAAACATTTACTTCAAATCAAATATGATGAGATTCACGTAATGG GGAGTCCGTATGAACTTGATGTGGGTGTGTCAAAGCACACAGGAAAGGTCGTTGTGAGCGGACCCGGGTTACAAGACGGCATCCTCGACCATTACAACAGTAATTTTATGGTAAATACTCAGAATGCTGGACCGGGAGAACTGAAAGTCAGCATTATGGGACCTAAAG GCGCCTTCAAGACAGAAATGCATCGCAACA